Proteins from a genomic interval of Hoplias malabaricus isolate fHopMal1 chromosome 13, fHopMal1.hap1, whole genome shotgun sequence:
- the g6pc1b gene encoding glucose-6-phosphatase b, producing MEVLHGYGISSTLYLQLHYSDAQPWFSLASKAADLRTTFLVLFPICFHLHMAAGVKLLWVAVVGDWINLVLKWILFGERPYWWIQETLYYSNSTVPIIQQYPSTCETGPGSPSGHAMGAAGVYYVLITSLLPLLLKGDGHSVKKWCIHGCLWTLFWALQVSVCLSRIFIGAHFPHQVVAGVITGIAVAKVFNQASWIYTTTLRGYVHASVFLLSFALGLSTLLDIASIDPHWSLVKAQKWCIRADWVHLDTTPFAGLLRNTGVLFGLGLGLHLPILIKTGTYRLKDSAIYRLSCALVTLLLLSLLDSFRPPAHTHTLFYLLVFCKSATVPLTTVGLVPCCAKLALNIYQRQTFSKILK from the exons ATGGAGGTTCTCCATGGTTACGGGATAAGCAGCACCCTGTACCTGCAGCTCCATTACAGCGACGCTCAGCCCTGGTTCTCCTTGGCGTCCAAGGCTGCAGACCTCCGCACCACTTTCCTGGTGCTGTTCCCCATCTGCTTCCACCTGCACATGGCCGCGGGGGTCAAACTGTTGTGGGTCGCTGTGGTGGGAGACTGGATCAACCTTGTACTGAAATG GATTTTATTTGGCGAGCGTCCTTACTGGTGGATTCAAGAAACTCTGTACTACAGCAACTCCACAGTGCCAATAATCCAGCAGTACCCCAGCACATGTGAGACTGGACCAG GAAGCCCCTCAGGTCACGCAATgggggctgctggagtttattaCGTCTTGATCACGTCTCTGCTGCCACTTTTACTGAAAGGAGATGGACACTCTGTTAAGAAATG GTGCATACATGGCTGTCTCTGGACATTGTTCTGGGCATTGCaggtgtctgtttgtctctccaGGATCTTCATTGGGGCTCATTTCCCACACCAGGTCGTTGCTGGGGTTATAACAG GCATCGCAGTGGCCAAAGTCTTTAACCAAGCCTCGTGGATCTACACCACGACTCTGAGAGGTTACGTCCACGCCTCTGTCTTCCTCCTGTCCTTTGCTTTGGGACTGTCCACTTTACTGGACATTGCCTCCATTGACCCACACTGGAGCTTAGTCAAGGCCCAGAAGTGGTGCATACGTGCGGATTGGGTTCATCTCGACACCACGCCCTTTGCAGGACTCCTACGAAACACAGGGGTTTTGTTTGGGCTGGGACTGGGCCTCCATCTCCCAATACTGATTAAGACTGGGACCTACAGATTAAAAGACAGCGCCATTTACAGACTGAGCTGTGCATTAGTCACACTGTTGCTCTTGAGCCTGCTGGACTCCTTCAGGCctcctgctcacacacacactctcttttaCCTTCTCGTGTTCTGTAAAAGCGCCACAGTGCCCCTCACTACGGTGGGCTTGGTGCCATGCTGTGCCAAGTTGGCGCTAAATATATATCAGCGACAAACATTTtccaaaattttaaaatga
- the kat7a gene encoding histone acetyltransferase KAT7a, whose product MPRRKRNACSSSDGTEDSDFSADHTDSSESDANAMKNTRLTRSSLRLSQSSQDSSPVRNSTLVADEVMNFSTRRVTRSQQHGDTLAGKKPDTETQRRGDVSHRDAKQAVDQDESPPRTPTGNAHSSESDIDVSSPNISHDETLAKELSLRESSLAHRPKRRRFHESYNFNMKCPTPGCNSLGHLTGKHERHFSISGCPLYHNLSADECKVKASSRDKPSEERALTHSQDENRHSTRHQAPAERQLRYKEKVTEMRRKRNSTPLKEHKEKYTEHRQVHGSSREPLLENITSDYDLELFRKAQARASDDLEKLRLQGQVTEGSNMIKTIVFGRFELDTWYHSPYPEEYARLGRLYMCEFCLKYMKSQTILRRHMAKCVWKHPPGDEIYRKNAISVFEVDGKKNKIYCQNLCLLAKLFLDHKTLYYDVEPFLFYVMTEADNTGCHLVGYFSKEKNSFLNYNVSCILTMPQYMRQGYGKMLIDFSYLLSKVEEKVGSPERPLSDLGLISYRSYWKEVLLRYLHNFQGKEISIKEISQETAVNPVDIVSTLQSLQMLKYWKGKHLVLKRQDLIDEWRAKEMKRGSSKSIDPTALKWSPPKGT is encoded by the exons atgccGCGGCGGAAG AGGAATGCGTGCAGCAGTTCTGACGGGACGGAGGACTCTGATTTCTCGGCTGATCACACAGACAGCTCTGAGAGCGACGCGAACGCCATGAAAAACACTCGTCTCACTCGCTCCTCGCTCAGACTCAGCCAGAGCTCACAGG ATTCCAGCCCAGTGAGGAACTCCACACTGGTCGCAGACGAGGTGATGAACTTCTCTACTCGGAGAGTGACCCGCAGCCAGCAGCACGGGGACACACTCGCAGGCAAGAAACCTGACACAGAGACGCAGCGGCGTGGAGACGTCTCGCACAGGG ATGCCAAGCAGGCTGTGGATCAGGATGAATCCCCCCCTCGGACCCCCACAGGAAACGCTCACTCGTCTGAGTCCGACATCGATGTTTCCAGCCCCAACATCTCTCACGACGAGACTCTGGCGAAGGAGCTTTCTCTCAGAGAGTCCAGTCTGGCGCACCGGCCCAAGCGCAGACGCTTCCACGAGAGCTACAACTTCAACATGAAGTGCCCCACGCCCGGCTGCAACTCTCTTG GACATTTGACTGGGAAGCACGAGAGACACTTTTCCATCTCTGGCTGTCCACTCTATCATAACCTCTCAGCAGACGAGTGCAAG GTAAAGGCCAGCTCTCGGGACAAACCTTCAGAGGAGAGAGCTCTGACCCACAGCCAGGACGAGAACCGACATTCCACGCGCCATCAG GCCCCTGCGGAGCGGCAGCTGCGTTATAAAGAAAAGGTGACGGagatgaggaggaagaggaactCCACTCCCCTCAAAGAGCACAAGGAGAAATACACG GAGCACAGACAGGTTCATGGTTCTAGTCGTGAGCCCCTGCTGGAGAACATCACCAGTGATTACGACCTAGAGCTCTTTCGGAAAGCGCAGGCACGTGCCTCGGACGATCTT gAGAAGCTGCGTCTCCAGGGTCAGGTGACAGAGGGCAGTAATATGATTAAAACCATAGTGTTTGGACGCTTTGAGCTGGACACGTGGTACCACTCCCCGTACCCGGAGGAATACGCTCGTCTGGGGCGTCTGTACATGTGCGAATTCTGCCTCAAATACATGAAGAGCCAGACCATCCTCCGACGACACATG GCGAAGTGTGTGTGGAAGCATCCACCGGGAGACGAGATCTACAGGAAGAACGCCATCTCCGTGTTTGAAGTGGACGGAAAGAAAAACAAG ATCTACTGCCAGAACTTGTGTCTGCTGGCTAAACTCTTCCTGGACCATAAAACTCTGTACTACGACGTAGAGCCCTTTCTGTTCTACGTGATGACGGAAGCAGACAACACCGGCTGCCACCTTGTGGGATATTTCTCAAAG GAGAAGAACTCCTTTCTGAACTACAACGTGTCCTGCATTCTGACCATGCCTCAGTACATGAGACAGGGCTACGGCAAGATGCTCATCGACTTCA GTTACCTGCTGTCTAAAGTGGAGGAGAAGGTGGGCTCTCCAGAGCGTCCCCTGTCTGATCTTGGACTCATCAGCTACCGGAGCTACTGGAAAGAAGTGCTGCTGAGATACCTGCACAATTTCCAGGGCAAAGAGATCTCCATTAAAG AGATCAGCCAGGAGACGGCCGTGAACCCTGTTGACATCGTCAGCACCCTGCAGTCACTCCAGATGCTGAAATACTGGAAAGGGAAGCACCTAGTCTTAAAGAGACAG GACCTGATCGATGAGTGGAGAGCCAAGGAAATGAAGCGTGGAAGCAGTAAATCCATCGACCCAACCGCTCTGAAGTGGAGCCCACCCAAAGGAACCTAA